One genomic window of Candidatus Kuenenia stuttgartiensis includes the following:
- a CDS encoding DNA cytosine methyltransferase, whose product MTQHIKRPHTEQDKEIYRIAVEKWKSKMGRLDYNDLPERLKTHKNRNAFLDRFKVVADNVNYSQTVVAHIAKDGHYYIHPDIEQNRSISVREAARLQSFPDDYYFEGVKEGRNRTAAFKQIGNALPPLMGKAA is encoded by the coding sequence TTGACACAACACATTAAAAGACCACACACAGAACAGGATAAAGAAATTTATAGAATTGCTGTAGAAAAATGGAAAAGCAAGATGGGGAGGCTCGATTACAACGATCTCCCGGAAAGGCTTAAAACCCATAAAAACAGAAACGCTTTCTTAGACAGATTTAAGGTCGTAGCTGATAATGTGAATTATTCACAGACAGTGGTAGCGCATATTGCAAAAGACGGACATTATTACATTCATCCTGATATAGAACAAAATCGTTCAATCTCGGTTCGGGAAGCTGCCAGACTGCAATCATTTCCTGACGATTATTATTTCGAGGGAGTAAAGGAGGGGAGAAACAGAACTGCTGCTTTTAAACAAATTGGGAATGCCTTGCCGCCACTGATGGGTAAGGCGGCATAA